The following nucleotide sequence is from Bos indicus x Bos taurus breed Angus x Brahman F1 hybrid chromosome 26, Bos_hybrid_MaternalHap_v2.0, whole genome shotgun sequence.
CAGAGAGCTTCCTGTCTCATCTTCCTTTCAAGGGTTGCCTGTAATCAGCGCATCACACTGAGGCTGAGACAGGAGGACCAGGAACGCTCCGACCCTTTCAGCTGGGAGTCCCCAGAATCTCTCCTTGAGAAGCCCAGGTATTTCACTGCAGAGGTTACCTTAAGGGTGCCTGGATTCTGAGGGAAAGAGAGGTAGATGCGATGGCCATGGGCAGCGGGCATGCCGCCCGGGGTGGGAAGCAGGCGGCCCTGCCAGGCCGGGCCCACCTCTCGGCCTTGTTCCCCAAGGGACGCACCGACCCGGTAATGACGCTGCGGCTCTTCCGCTCGAAGCCGCCACGGCTCAGCCCTGACTTGGACAGGCAGGAGCGCCAAGGGCTGGGGCTCAGGCAGCCCCTCGCCCAGAGCCAGGTGAGGCCCCCAGGGGAGACCCTCCCCCTCTGTGGTCCTCGAGAGCTGGCGCTGGGCTGCGGGGGGACCTGGAGGGAGCGGGGACTGTGGATCAACAGGCCCCAGGGACCCCAGGCAGAGTCCTTCCCGTCGGCTCAGGCCACGGGCACCGTGGGGGCCGAGCGCCCGGGGGAGGGTCCCAGAGCCCAAGGCCACCGGGGGCTCTCTGTGCCCAGTGACCGCCCGGGGCGAAGGGAGACGCGGCCACACGGCCCGAGTCCTCTGGTTTTAGGCCCTGACGAGGGTCTTGGGTTTTTCAGGCCGCTGGTTCCAAGAGCTGGGCTACACGACGCCCCTGGTAAGGATGCGTGAGCTTCGTGGGTGAGGACGGGGGTCCTGTGAGCCCAGGGGTGCGGTAGTTAAGGGGGCGGAGCCTGGCGGCAGTCGGCAGGGCACAGGGATCCCAAGGACCTGAGCCCTGCCCGGGACGCACCCCCACCTGCCTGGGCACCCGCACCCCCACCCGGCTGTCTCCAGCCCTGTGTGCCCAGCCCCTGGGAGGCCTTGGGCAGCCCCCAGTGCGCCCCTGGCTCTCCCCTCCGAGCTCCCCACCCTGTTCCACCCTGTTCCTCCTGGCGCCCCTGGGGCTGGCGGGACCCTCCCCAGTACTGTGTCCAGAGATGCAGCCGACTCTGAACAGAGCCTTGGAGCTCCCTGTGGACCCGTGAGAAGCCCGTTTTCTGCCTGTCGGCTCCTCCCAAAGCTGAAGACCTGTCCAGCCTCTGCAGGGCCGGCCCGGCCGGCTCCTCGGGACGTGAAGCTGGTGTGGGTTTCCCCTGCCCAGATGCGTGTCCTGGAACTGAGCCCTTCCAGCTCCATGCGTGACCTTTGGAGCATCAGAGGGGCAGGCTGTAAAAGTGTCCCAGCTCCAAGTCTGAGGAGGAGGGCGGGGGCGGCTGAGACCCCAGGGGACTTGGCCCTCCACACCTAAACACTAGCACCCTGTCCAGATCCTCTGGGGTCACCAGGCCCCACCACAGGAGCTGCGCTTTCCCCAAAGTCAGGGGAAGAGCAGGCCTGGGCCGCAGAACTGAGTGAGGGACCCAGTGGGCGGGGGGCGATCCCGGGATCCAGAGGAGCCAGCCGGCCTGCAGCACTGTCTCCACCTGGACTGTTCCAGAGGGGCCTGTGCTGTCCACTCTCTGCTCTGCAAGCTCAACCCCCGTCACTGCCCAGTGGACGAAGAAGGTTCCCGAGAGCCTCCCTCACCAGACTCCAGCAGCCTCGCCTGCAGACCAGCTTCACTGAGCAGTCCGACCCGTGTCATCACCCCAGAAGCAGTGAAGGGCCCCCTGGACAGCCTGGGCGCCCACGGGACCCAGGAGGTCACCCGCCCGGGGGTCCCAGCCGGGCCTCGGGAGCCTGGGCGCCCACGGGACCCAGGAGGTCACCCGCCCGGGAGTCCCAGCCGGGCCTCGGGAGCCTGGGCGCCCACGGGACCCAGGAGATCACCTGCCCGGGAGTCCCAGCCGGGCCTCGGGAGCCTGGGCACGAGCCGGCCGCTAGCACAACCCCGGCTTCCTGGgggcccaccccccacctccacccagagCTGCGGCCAAACCCAGCCCAGCCAGGCCAGGGGCCCCGCGCCCAGGGAGTGGTCCTCCAGTCAACAGGACGGGCTTCCGGCCCCAGACTGGCCCAGGCATCCCTCACGAGAGCCACACAGCTCCCCTGCAGACCCTCGAGAGCCACACAGACGGCCAGCCCGCTTCCATGAGGGTGGATTCTGAACTGGGAAGAAATCCCTTCCTTTGATGAGGCGTGCCCCCACTTCTGCCCTCCACAGCAGGGAGGCTCCCGATGAGAGACcctcccccaccgccacccccgcCGCGGTCTCAGCCACGGGGACCTTCTCTGAGTCGCCCTGCGCCGTGGCCTCCAGGGGCTAGGAACCCTTCACAGGCTGCTTGGAATGGAGGAAACGTGGCCCGAGGGCTGGGGTCACTGCAGGGCGTGTTCACAGCTATTTTAAACTGAATGGCAGGTACTTTCTATAGAAGGAACAGGGGTTGACTCTTCTCTTGCTCCATGGTTTCTGCCACTAATGGTGAAATCTGTCTTCAAAAATCTAATAAAACTCAGTAATAAAGCTTTGGTAGATTATATATTTATAGCTTTCTGGGTTAGAACTCTTCAGAAGCTGGCTGGCCGGTTGGGTTTGTTACCAGCTACACAGTAACCTTTACGAGGCGTCCGTCACAGGAAGGGGCCAGGTTCTCACACCGCGGGCTGGACGCACCAAGCATTCCTGGGACCAGCTGTCTGTGGGGGGCTCACTTTAACCACACGCCGTTACTCAGACACTCCTGCAGCCCCGAGTGCACTCCAGCACCTGGATCCAACCTCCAGGGCCCGGGGGAGGGGTCTCACAGGCCCGGGGAGGGGTCTCACAGGCCTTGGGGTCTGTGGGCACTTGTGCTGAGCAGGGTCGGCCAGGGCTGGAGTGGCTTCCTCAGGAGGTTGGGCTGGTCCCTGAGAGTCCCCAGCTGCCTGCCCTCCCTGGGGTCCCCTGGACGACCCCCCTGGCCTGACAGCACCAGCAGGGCAGGTGACGGGAGGCAGGTCCAGAATCAGCTCACGGCCACACTCACCCCCCAGGGGACACACGGACGTTTGCGGGAAGGAGGCAGTCAGCCTGGCGCCCTCTGCAGCCTGCGGGGCAGCTCAGGACAGGGGTACGCTCACCTACGGGCATGGGGGTCCAGGTGGTGCTGGGGATGGGCAGTCCTGCTTCCCCCGCCTGCCCTCCCAGCAGGGCTCCCCGGCCCAGGGTCCTTGGCGGGGGACCCCAGGCTCACAGGACGCCCGGGGCCTGCTCCTCAGCGGTCACAGCTCGGGGCTCTTCCTGCTGGTTCTCTGAGGCCCCGATGCCCCTTCCGTCCCCCCAGCTCCCTGCCGGGCACAGGGAGCCGGCCGAGCCCACACGCCCTTGGCCAGAGACCAGCAATGGACCGCTATTTCCAGAAATCTTAAATAGTCACAGCGTCCAACAGGAGTGAGGGCCTCCCGAAACCCCCTGGAGTTGCTCCTGACAGGGGTGACTGGCACCATCAGGAAGAAAGGCCTACACCCCCAAACCCAGTCCTGCAACAGCTTTTCAGAATGCTGCAAGAAGGACTGGATGATCTGGAGACGATCGAGCTGTTGAAGAGAACCTGGGCCCGACTGGGCGAGGGTGGGGGACAGTCTGATCCCAAGAGACGACAGTGAGGCTCCCACGGCATTTAGCCCTTTAGCCCGTCAGAGCACCTGGGCCTCTCAGGTGGAGGGAACCGGCTCCCGGCGGCAGGCAGCCAGGAGGACCTGACCTGGGGCTGCTCCAGGGCTGCTCAGAGAGCCCCTGCCCCCGCGCCCCCAGCCGCCTCGTTTTCAGCTCCTCACTGAAGTGCTGAGGCCTTAGATGTCGACGGCAGGACGACAGCGACAAGACGAGGGAAGAGACCTTCCCAGGGGACGTCTGTGGAACCAGCTTCATCTTCTCCTCTCCGCGCCACGGGGAGGACCAGCTGCTTGGAGACCGAGCCTGGCTCCCCGAGGTGTGGGAAGCCTTCCACAGAGGAACCCTGAAGCGGGCAAAGGCTGATTTAAAGTGACTTTTGATTGTCACGAAGCCTTTTCGGATTTCGGTTTTGGAAGGCTGGGCCCCTGGGGACCACAGCTGCTGAGACTTGGATTCACATCATCTGATCGATGTGCCAGAGGCGCCCCGAACCACAGCAGTGCTTGTCCCTCATCCTGCCACTGCCCCATCCACCCAGTCCACCCGGATCCTGGTCTACACTGCCTCATCCACCCAGTCCACCCGGATCCTGGTCTGCTCTGCCTCATCCACCCAGGTCCACCCGGATCCTGGTCTACACTGCCTCATCCACCCAGGTCCACCCGGATCCTGGTCTACACTGCCTCATCCACCCCAGCTCCACGCGGATCCTGGTCTACACTGCCTCATCCACCCAGGTCCACCCGGATCCTGGTCTACACTGCCTCATCCACCCCAGCTCCACGCGGATCCTGGTCTGCTCTGCCTCATCCACCCCAGGTCCACCCAGATCCTGGTTGCTCTGCCTCATCCACCCAGGTCCACCCGGATCCTGGTCTACACTGCCTCATCCACCCAGGTCCACCCGGATCCTGGTCTACACTGCCTCATCCACCCCAGCTCCACGCGGATCCTGGTCTGCTCTGCCTCATCCACCCAGGTCCACCCGGATCCTGGTCTACACTGCCTCATCCACCCAGGTCCACCCGGATCCTGGTCTACACTGCCTCATCCACCCAGGTCCACCCGGATCCTGGTCTACACTGCCTCATCCACCCAGGTCCACCCGGATCCTGGTCTACACTGCCTCATCCACCCAGGTCCACCCGGATCCTGGTCTGCTCTGCCTCATCCACCCAGGTCCACCCGGATCCTGGTCTACACTGCCTCATCCACCCCAGGTCCACCTGGATCCTGGTCTGCTCTGCCTGGTCCACCCCAGGTCCACCCGGATCCTGGTCTGCGCTGCTCGCAGTCGGGTGGGGAGGAGGTGTCTGGGGAGCCCTGTCTCCAGCCCCACGTGGAGCAGATGTGGGAAGAGGGAGGTTGTTCTATACAGTTGAGGCTGAATTGTGCCCAGACTGCTTGGGACGCGGGGAGAGGCTCTGAACCTGTGAACCCAGGACGTGGGGCAACTTTGGCTGATGCCAACTTCTCGGGGTTCTTTACTGCAGGGCTCTGCCTGAAAGTCATGAGTCAGCGGCTGCCTCTGCAGGAGCTGGTACAGACCACCCATCACCGTGAGGGGCACCAGCTGGCGCCTCAGCTCCGGCCACATGCACACGTGGCTGCAGCCCCCACATGATGCACAGGTCGGGGGTCTGAAGCCGCCGCACTGGGCACCGTCCTGTTTCCTTTGACCGTCGCTGGCGCCGGCCACCCCAACCCGCCCTCAGCCTCGGGGAGCTCCTGCTGCGCTCAGACCCCGTACCCTCTGCCCCGGGCCACGCCTGTGCCC
It contains:
- the LOC113884164 gene encoding collagen alpha-1(II) chain-like, yielding MAMGSGHAARGGKQAALPGRAHLSALFPKGRTDPAGAPRAGAQAAPRPEPGRWFQELGYTTPLRGLCCPLSALQAQPPSLPSGRRRFPRASLTRLQQPRLQTSFTEQSDPCHHPRSSEGPPGQPGRPRDPGGHPPGGPSRASGAWAPTGPRRSPARESQPGLGSLGAHGTQEITCPGVPAGPREPGHEPAASTTPASWGPTPHLHPELRPNPAQPGQGPRAQGVVLQSTGRASGPRLAQASLTRATQLPCRPSRATQTASPLP